A stretch of Leishmania braziliensis MHOM/BR/75/M2904 complete genome, chromosome 11 DNA encodes these proteins:
- a CDS encoding putative 40S ribosomal protein S21 codes for MATIGMFNEEGENVDLYIPRKCHATNTLIEAHDHAAVQISIANVGSNGVIDGTTTTLCIAGYLRSQGESDHAINHIAIDRRIVRIKTGKPKRASKSKSKKPAARGAAAGGAAAQKGARPPAQKGARPSAQKGARPPAQKGARPSAQKGARPPAQKGAAPTRKSRA; via the coding sequence ATGGCGACCATTGGTATGTTCAACGAGGAGGGCGAGAACGTGGACCTCTACATCCCGCGCAAGTGCCACGCGACGAACACGCTGATTGAGGCGCACGACCATGCCGCCGTGCAGATCTCGATCGCGAACGTTGGCTCGAACGGCGTGATCGACggcacgacgacgacgctgtgCATTGCTGGCTACCTGCGCTCGCAGGGCGAGTCGGACCACGCGATCAACCACATCGCGATCGACCGCAGAATCGTGCGCATCAAGACCGGCAAGCCGAAGCGCGCGTCCAAGTCGAAGTCGAAGAAGCCCGCCGCGAggggcgccgccgctggtggtgctgctgcgcagaagGGGGCTCGCCCGCCTGCCCAGAAGGGAGCCCGCCCGTCTGCACAGAAGGGGGCTCGCCCGCCTGCGCAGAAGGGAGCCCGCCCGTCTGCACAGAAGGGGGCTCGCCCGCCTGCGCAGAAGGGAGCTGCCCCGACCCGCAAGAGCCGTGCTTAG